The genome window ACGAGAAGCAGGCGATCATCGCCGAGGCTTTGCAGCCCGGCGTGAATGTGTCAGCGGTCGCCCGCAGGCATGGGATCAAGCCAAGCCTTCTGTTTCGTTGGCGGAAGCTGGCCAAGAACGACGAGAAGCCAGAGCCCGCACCGGCATTCCTGCCGGTCTCTCTGACGGCGCCAGGGAAGAGCCGCGACACGATCTACGATCACAGCGCCAGTGACGCGCCCGCCGCCGATAATCGCATCGAGATCGAGCTTTTGAACGGGCGGCGCGTGCGGGTTGGCCCCGGCGCCGACATGGGCGCGTTGAAGCGCATTCTCGATATTGCCGACGGGAGGAGACCATGATCCCGGTTCCGACCGGCGTGCGGGTGTGGCTGGCGACGGGTCACACCGATATGCGCAGGGGCTTCCCGTCGCTGTCCTTGCAGGTCCAGGAGGTTTTGCAGCGCGATCCTTTGAGCGGCCATCTGTTTTGCTTTCGCGGCCGCCGGGGCGATCTTCTGAAGGTGATCTGGCATGACGGCCAGGGCGCCTGCCTTTTTTACGAAGCGTCTGGAGAAAGGCCGGTTCTTGTGGCCGAGCCCGGCTGACGGCGCGATCTCGATTTCGCCCGCGCAGCTTGGCTATCTGCTCTCCGGGATCGATTGGCGCAATCCGCAAAAAACCTGGAGACCGACTTCGGTTGGCTGACGGTTTGCCTTTGAAAACGTTGGCGAACCATGATTCTCTTGTCGGGTGACCACGCCGCTTGAC of Rhodomicrobium vannielii ATCC 17100 contains these proteins:
- the tnpA gene encoding IS66-like element accessory protein TnpA, yielding MSGDTFARRYSVVADTRRRWSEDEKQAIIAEALQPGVNVSAVARRHGIKPSLLFRWRKLAKNDEKPEPAPAFLPVSLTAPGKSRDTIYDHSASDAPAADNRIEIELLNGRRVRVGPGADMGALKRILDIADGRRP
- the tnpB gene encoding IS66 family insertion sequence element accessory protein TnpB (TnpB, as the term is used for proteins encoded by IS66 family insertion elements, is considered an accessory protein, since TnpC, encoded by a neighboring gene, is a DDE family transposase.); this translates as MIPVPTGVRVWLATGHTDMRRGFPSLSLQVQEVLQRDPLSGHLFCFRGRRGDLLKVIWHDGQGACLFYEASGERPVLVAEPG
- the tnpB gene encoding IS66 family insertion sequence element accessory protein TnpB, producing MTARAPAFFTKRLEKGRFLWPSPADGAISISPAQLGYLLSGIDWRNPQKTWRPTSVG